A stretch of Spirochaetota bacterium DNA encodes these proteins:
- a CDS encoding DUF4065 domain-containing protein, translating to MDIKAYKDERENKRLANALIFFAKNTENCGAVKANKLLYYLDCHHLIKYGRKVLKDTYNKDAEGPVPHKAYHAVHALVDAQEYDNSENFMSEYIAIKVEKLKYEENEKEYILHRLVPKKEFEGKWFSQSEREIMNEVAKKYFSTTATQLSRQTHLEAPWKSAVNNGDEIDIKLFAIDKVTPEQYKEIESMERDLQALENNCTCH from the coding sequence ATGGACATCAAAGCCTATAAAGATGAAAGAGAAAACAAAAGGCTTGCGAATGCCCTGATATTTTTTGCAAAAAATACTGAGAACTGCGGCGCAGTCAAAGCCAATAAATTACTATACTATTTAGATTGTCATCATTTAATCAAATATGGCCGCAAAGTATTAAAAGACACGTATAACAAAGACGCTGAAGGGCCTGTCCCGCACAAAGCATACCACGCTGTACATGCATTAGTAGATGCACAGGAATACGATAATTCAGAAAACTTTATGAGCGAGTACATCGCTATCAAGGTAGAAAAATTAAAGTATGAAGAAAATGAAAAAGAATATATACTTCACCGCCTGGTTCCTAAAAAAGAGTTTGAAGGAAAGTGGTTTTCACAATCCGAAAGGGAAATAATGAATGAAGTCGCAAAGAAGTATTTTAGTACTACCGCAACTCAGCTTAGCAGACAGACACATTTGGAAGCGCCATGGAAATCGGCAGTAAATAACGGTGATGAAATTGATATTAAACTATTCGCGATAGATAAAGTTACCCCTGAACAATATAAAGAAATAGAAAGCATGGAGAGAGATTTACAGGCACTTGAAAATAATTGTACATGCCATTAA